The nucleotide sequence TCGGATCGGCCTCAACGGCCCGCTCGTACATTGCTTCCGCCGCCGGGTAATCCTGCTTCTGATTCTTCAGAAAGACGGCGTAGTTGCCCAGATTGTCCGCATGCTTCGGATCGGCCTCTACAGCTCGTTCGTACATTGCTTCCGCAGCCGGGTAATCCTTCTTTTGATCAGCCAGAAAATTGGCGTAGTTGCCCAGATTGTCCGCATGCTTCGGGTCAGCCTCCACGGCCCGCTCGTACATCGCTTCCGCTGCCGCGTAGTCCTGCTTCTGATTCACCAGAAAGACGGCGTAGTTGCCCAGATTGTCCGCATGCTTCGGGTCAGCCTCCACGGCCCGCTCGTACATTGCTTCCGCTGCCGCGTAGTCCTGCTTCTGATATGCCAGAAAATTGGCGTAGTTGCCCAGATTGTCCGCATGCTTCGGGTCAGCCTCCACGGCCCGCTCGTACATCGCTTCCGCTGCCGCGTAGTCCTGCTTCTGATTCTTCAGAAAGACGGCGTAGTTGCCCAGATTGTCCGCATGCTTCGGATCGGCCTCTACAGCTCGTTCGTACATTGCCTCCGCAGCCGGGTAATCCTGCTTCTGATATGCCAGAAAATTGGCGTAGTTGCCCAGATTACGCGCATGCTTCGGATCGGCCTCCACAGCCCGCTCAAACATCGTCTCCGCCGCCGGGTAATCCTGCTTCTGATTCTTCAGAAAGACGGCGTAGTTGCCCAGATTGTCCGCATGCTTCGGGTCAGCCTCCACGGCCCGCTCGTACATCGCTTCCGCTGCCGCGTAGTCCTTCTTTTGATCAGCCAGAAAATTGGCGTAGTTGCCCAGATTGTCCGCATGCTTCGGGTCAGCCTCCACGGCCCGCTCGTACATCGCTTCCGCTGCCGCGTAGTCCTGCTTCTGATTCTTCAGAAAGACGGCGTAGTTGCCCAGATTGTCCGCATGCTTCGGGTCAGCCTCCACGGCCCGCTCGTACATCGCTTCCGCTGCCGCGTAGTCCTTCTTTTGATCAGCCAGAAAATTGGCGTAGTTGCCGTAAGCATCTGCCCTTTCATTATCCGTCTTTGCCAGCTGAAGAGCTGTATTGAACCGATCTTCTTCACCTGCTAACTCAGCTTTCTTTAAAATATCCTCGGTAATCCTGTCCAGTTCTCCAAAAATAAGAAGATACGCCTGCCTGAGTAAATCGCTATTCCCGGCAAATTGCTTAAACATCAGACGAATGACATCTTGGGGATTCTCTTTTGCTATTTCTTGAAACTTGCCACGCTCTTCATCAAAAAGTTTATAAAATTCGCTAAACTGAAAAATAGATAGCTCTTCCAATGCCGAACTGCTCACCCGTAACTTTTCAAATACATTAAGCGAAAGCGATAACTCCAACAAATTGATAAAACTATCAGCATTAAAATCAATCTCATCCCGATCGACTAAGCTATCCTGAGCACTGACCCTATAAGAGAGAAAAACCAGTTCCCAATCCACCAAACTATTCCGAATGCAGAGTCGATGCAGGGCGGCAATCCGGCGTTGATCTGTTTCACCGGATAGCGGCAGTTCTCCTGAATAGCCAGTAGGAAAATGATTAGCATTAATAAAATCAGCACTCTCTCTGAGTGTCTCCGTCTCCGGCACTGCATACTCAGCCAAGAACTCCTGAAACCAAATCCGCCACAACAAGGGCGCACAAATCTTCGCCAGAAAGTTCCTATCTTCTTTACCCAGCGGCTCCACCACCTTCTCAGCCAAACCATAACAGGAAACATGCTCCTCCAGCCCTTTCTCCGACCAATGATTCAGCAACCCAAAATTATCCAACCGCTGCAGGGCCGTTGCCGGATCAGCAATCCCGGCCTTGGGGCCAGCCTGAAGCAACAGCTCTTCCGGCACAGGAAAATCAAACAGGGTCAGCAATCGCAACAACTGCAACTCCGTATCACTCAAGGCCCTGCTGTACACCTCCAAGGCAATACGCTGCAAATACTTGTCCAGATCATCGCCAGACGAGTCACTCTGCTCCGTTTGCGTGGCCCGGTAATCGCCAATCCTTTCCAAAGCCCGGTCAAGCGCGACGGTTTCCCCTTTGAGCAAGGGCTGAAAAAGCAGATGCTGCAAACCAGGATTGCCTTTGCCTGCATCATAAATCCGTTGCAAATACTGGCTATCCTGCTCACCTTCCTCTCTTTCCCCCTGAGCCGTCTCCTGCAAGGCCAGCCAGTGCATTTTCAGCTCAGTTTCTGTCATATCCGGCACATTAATCGCCTTCAGCCTTGCGGCCACATCATCGCCACAACGATTCTGCACAACAAATTTATAACGGGAAGTGAGCAGTAGACGGGATTCGGTATCGGCCTCATCAAAGGCTTCAATAATGGCGGTCAAGGTTGCCTGATAATCCAGTTTCACTTTAGCTTCTTTCCGATCACCAGACAGCTCTTCCAGGACATGCTGCTCCAGATCATCCAGAACCAAAAGAATTGGCTGCTGATCAAACACTCCTTCCAGCAGGTCGACCAGAACGTCTTTGAAATCTTCAGGTTGTTCCTGCACCTGAGCAATGAGTTTCGGGAAATCAACCTTCTCTTTCGCCCCTCTTGCCGCAGCCCCCAGAGTTTGCAGCACATCAAAGGACTGATACTTCCTGTACAGCACAGCCGTCTTAAAGGGATCTTCCAGACGGTCCGCAATCCGTGCAGCCAGGCTTGATTTGCCGCTCCCGCCGATGGCATAGAGCAGCACACCGGCATAGTCCCGTTCCGCAAAGACCCGAAGCACCTCCTTGGTCTGCCGCCGCCTGCCCACAAAGGTCTCCCGGCTGGCGACCCGTACCTCCTGCTTTTCCTTGTCCAACAATTCATGGCAGGGCCTGCCCTTGCGCCGTTGGCTTTTTGGCTTTGCTCTCGAAACCAGAGGTTCTCCACCCTGCGCACTGAGGCAGCAACGACCCAGGTGCCAATGGGTATATCCCTTCTCCAATAAAGCCTGTCGGGCACGAGCACAGGCATCAGGCACGGTTGCCTGTCTCTGAAGGGCCTGATAGAAATATTCAGCAAAAACTGTTGCATCCTCATCAGCCACAGCACCGTCCCAACCAACGATGTTGCCAATACCCAAACGGGCCAAGTCAATCATAAGGGAATGCCTGTCCTGATGATTTGCACTATGACAGGCTGAGAGAAACAGGGTGCTGAACTGCTCATGCAGGCGCAGCCGACCGAAGTCATGGGCCGTTGCCGTCATCAGCCCAAATTGTTCATCTTCCAGATGCAGGACAAAACCGCGTTCAGCATCAAAACTGCCATGACAGGAAAGATGGAGCACATCACAATGATTCGCCTCGGAGAGGCGACGGCTCAACGCCTCAAGGTTGCCGGACTCATCAACCAGGAGATTGAGGTTTCTATGGTTTCTGGTCGCGGTGAAGATGGCCCGTTCTTCAGCTTCATAGTTCAGCCCACTGTTTAATCCGGGGTCAGCCGCCATAAAGGCCAGGGTCAAATCTTTATAACGGGGCTGGAGAGGAGCTGAGGAAGGTTGGCCCACCCGACGAATCACTTCAAAGGGCACCACATCGTCTGTGAGAAACTGATTATTCTCAGCCAGGACTTCCCAGGGAAGATGGAGGAGAAGTTGCTGTTCCGGGGTGGGATTCGCATCGCTAAAAACAGTTAAACAGCGTGAACCTGTTGCATTCAGCCAGAGTCGTGTTTCAGCTGGTTGGGTATTGATGACAGCAAACAGGGTCTGGCCGATTACCAACAGCGCAGCTGTATCGTCGGATTTCTGAAGGTCATGGTATTGATCACAGCAGGCTTGCAGTTCAGCGATAAGGGTATCAGTCAGCTTAACAGACACCGCTGGTCGCTCACCAAACGTACAAACCAGCTTCTGTTCAATGATGTTGACTGTCAGTTCCATACCATCCTCGCTCTCTTCAAAAGCACCTCAGCTCAATCACCCCTTACGCATCAAGGCCGGATAATCCTCGCGCAGGAAATTATGGAGCAGCACCGGCCCAACACCGGTCATGATGGATTCGGGATGAAACTGCACGCCCTCCACATTCAGGGTCTTATGGCGTATACCCATCAACTCACCTTGATCTGTATGAGCTGTGGCCTCAAGGCAATCCGGCAGAGTGGATTCCTCCACCACCAGGGAATGGTAGCGCATGCCGGCAAAGGGATTCTCCAGACCGTAGAACACCCCGCGACCATCGTGGTGCATGGGACTGGTCTTGCCGTGCATCACCCTACCCGCTCGGATTACCTTGCCACCAAAGGCCTCGCCGATGGACTGATGCCCGAGGCAGACCCCGAGGATAGGAATCTTACCGCTGAAATACTGGATGGCCTCCACCGAGATTCCCGCTTCCTTGGGGGTACAGGGACCAGGGGAAATCAGCAGACGGGCCGGTGCCATATCAGCAATTTCCTGCACCGTGATCTTATCATTGCGAAAGACCCGGATATCAGGCTGCTGCCAGTCCGCAGGTGCTCCCGGAGGAGCCGCCGCTAAGGTTTGAACAATATTAAAGGTAAACGAATCGTAGTTATCAATAATAATAAGCACGGCTATAGCCCCTGTTCAGCAAGTTCGACAGCCCGACGTAATCCTCGGGCCTTATTGACCGTTTCCTCGAATTCTTTTTCCGGCACAGAGTCAGACACAATACCTGCCCCGGCCTGAATCCAGAGATCATTATCCTTCATAAGAAAGGTACGGATGGTGATGCAGAAATCCATATTGCCGGAAAATCCAAAATAGCCTACAGCCCCGGCATAAGGACCGCGCCGCTCCGGCTCCAGCTCCTCAATAATTTCCATTGCCCGGACCTTGGATGCCCCACTGACAGTACCTGCCGGAAAACAGGCCTCCAGCACATCAAACTGATCCTTCCCTTCTGCCAGTTGCCCGTGGACCCCAGAGACAATATGCATCACATGACTGTACTGCTCAACAACCAACAGATCACCGGTGACCACGGAGCCACCTTCAGCTACCCTGCCCACATCATTACGGCCCAGATCCACCAGCATCAGGTGCTCAGCCCGCTCCTTGGGATCGGCCAACAGCTCCTCTTCCAACTCCTTATCCTCCTGCGGGCTTGCACCCCGCTTCCGGGTCCCGGCAATGGGCCGAAGCTCAATCTCACTATCTTCCAGGCGCACCAGAATCTCCGGTGACGAGCCGATCAGGATACTCTCATCCAGGCGAAGATAGAAGAGATAGGGACTGGGGTTGATATGACGCAGGGAACGGTAGAGGAGCAGGGGATCAAGCTCGGTCTTGGCATGAAAACGCTGGGACAGCACCACCTGAATGATGTCACCGGCCAGGATATACTCCTTGGCCCGCTCCACCATACCAACAAAACCTGCCTCATCCATATTGGAGCTAAAGCTATGCGGGGGTGACGCAGCGGCATGCGCCACCAAAGAGGTCGGCAAAGGTCGCCGGATCAGCTCAATAATCCTCTCAATGCGCTGGCATCCGTCCTGATAGAGGGCCGTGGTATCTGCTGACTCTGCCCCCTTGCCGGGCACTACATTACAAACCACAGTCAGGGTTTGGTTGACTGCGTCGTGAATCAGCACCAACCGAGGCACAATGAAAGAGGAATCAGGAAAATCAAGGGGGGGATGTTGATCCGGGATCTCTTCAATAAAACGAATCATATCATAGCCGAGGAATCCGACCGCTCCGCCGTAGAAACGGGGCAACCCCGGTGCAGTACTGGCATTGAAGGAGGCCAGCAACGCACGCAGTTCCTGGAACGGATTCACTCCCTCCCGAATATCCTCAACCTCGGAACCGGCTTGACGCAAGGTCACGGCATCGCCAACAGAGGAAAAAGACAGCAGCGGGTCCAGGCCGATAAAGGAATAGCGACCCCATTTTTCCCCACCCTCCATGGATTCAAAGAGAAAAGCGTGTTTTTCCTTTTCCGCCACCTTGGCAAAGACGGTCAAAGGGGTATCAAGATCTGCGACAATTGTCCGATGAAGAGGGACAAGACCTGCCTGTTCCATCATCTCGGCAAAGGATTCCAAGTCAGGAGAATACATGATTACCTATCAACAAATACTGTGAGCAAAAAGCGTTCGCTACTTCGGTGGCACCCACCTCACAGGCGATGCAGCAGCAATGAGCGCAGCCTCAAACAAAAAAAGCCACGGAAGTCCAGCTTCCATGGCTCATAATCCTTCTATGAAATCAGAGGATTCCCTGGGAATATTCCCTGGGGAAATCGGTCAACCGATAGGCATCATACGATTGACGCGTCCGGTCAGCCTGGAAATCTTACGGGATGCTGTCTTCTTATGAATAGTTCCCTTTCCGGCAGTCTTCTGAATAATGGGTATGGCAACCTTCAGGGCTTCCTGAGCTGCATCCTCAACCCCGGCCACCAGGGCCTCTTCAACACGGCGTACAGCTGTGTTCATTTTTGATTTATTCATCCGATTACGCAGACGACGTTCCTGGGACTGCTTATGCCTCTTGATTGCTGACTTATGATTCGCCATGAAAACTCCTTGATGCTGTCTATAAAGTATTCTATAAAATATAATCCTGAAAGCTATCACTTGCAGATAGCTGCTTATGACAAAAAAACAGAACGATCTTCCTTAAACCGGGGGGATTTCTTTTCCCAGAGAAATCCATTGTAAAATAAACTATACCGTATAGCTGAATAAATCCCTCTTGTCAACTCTATTTGCAGAACAACGCGTTTTTCGCTGACTTTTCTTCGAAAAAATTTTCTTTAAAAAAACTTCTGGCTGCAGAGAAGGGTTTATTCTTTCTCATGTGCAAAATCAAGTTGCGCGCCGATTGCACCGGTAAAATTAGTTGAGTCAAGCAAGGCCCCTTGCAACTGGGCGCCAGTAAGGTTGGCATGGGTAAAATCAGCAAGGTAGAGATCTGCCGCCCGCAGGTCTGCATTATACAAATTTGCGTTGGTGAAATTGACCCCTTTCAGGTTTGCCGAGCGAAGGTCAGTCCCTTCCAGCCGGGCACCACTGAGGTCTGCCCGTTCCAGATCCACCTCTTCCAGGTCTTCCTCCCGCAGTTCAGCCCCGGCGAGGTCACAGGCCACGCAACGCCTCTCTTCAAGCAATTTATCGATCAGCCCCTGCAATCGGGCTCGACTCTGGGCAAAGGTCTCGACGGTATAGGCCCCAAGCTGCTGTTCTGCCCCTTGCTTATTGACCTCGGGAACGAGGGGGACTTGAGCGGGAGTGGTTGCTGCTTCTTTTTCAGGCTCGGGCCCCTGCTCAGCCCCTTGCTCGCTTAGCGAGGCCTGGGCCGTCGGCCGAACTTCCTTTTTTTCCTGAGCAACTTCCTCGACTTCACCAGCTTCATCGGCTTCATCGGCTTCATCGGCTTCAGTGACGGCCTCTGCTGCCTTTTTCTTCTCCGCACTATCAGAGTCAAACAGAGAGGTAAAGGTATCCCAGAGGCTCAGCTCTGCCCCTCTGTCCTCAGCCCCACCTTCTTTTTGCCCGGACGCGGTATTGATCACCGGAATTTCATCAAGCCCGGTCGTTTGCTTCTTGGTTTGTTTCTTGGCCAGCGCCGAATCAGGCTGGGTCTTCTTCTGCACCGGGGGGGCTATCTGAGCATCCTCGATAGGGACCAATTCCTTCGAGCGCAGTGTTGTTGCGGCCCTTCCCGCAATATCAGGGAGGGCTACCTTTTTTTTTTCTTCCAGTCCCTGATCCGCCTCAGATAATCCAGGGGGTGCAGGCAGTTCCGGTTCCACAGGGGGCTCTTCAACGACCGAGATATCGGCGGAAGGCATACTATCTTTTTCCTCAGAATCAGAAGCGGCTGTCTCAGATGCAGCTTCAATTCCTCGCTCTGGGCTTATCAGTTCCTGAGGAGGAGCTTGCATGGTTGAATCAGGAAGTACAACCTCCTCCTCAGCCCTCTCCACATCCTGGGGAGGTTCTGGCAGCGTACCTGCTTCCTGTTTAGGGAGAACCTCAGGCAGTTCTTCAGGTTCATAGGGCTTTTCAGGAGTAATTTCCTGATCCATAAGCGCCTCTTTCAGATAGGCCCCAGCCAGCTGCGCATCGGTCAGATCAGCGCCCCGAAGATCAGCACCAGCAAAATCCGTTCCTCCAAGGACAGCACCCCGCAGGACAGCGTTATGCAGATTGGCCTTGGATAAATTTGTCAGGCTGAGCTTGGCACCCGAGAGATCAGCTCCCTGCAGATCAGCCCCCTGCAAATTCATTCTGGTTAAGACCGCCCCTCGCAGATCACAACGGGGGCATTGCTTGGTTGTTACCAGCCGGTTAAAGTTCTTCTGGATATCCTGATCAGAAGCCCCCAGAGATTCAGCTGACGCAGCTGTGCCACAGAGCAGCAGACACGCGCAAAGATACATATAGTTATTTTTTTTCATTCTCCTTCCCCGTGCCGACAGCTGCCATTTGATCCCGTCTTCCTCCTGCTCAATACGCAGCGGACTTCGCTTGCAGAGCCATCATTCTCTTCAGCTTGTCTCTTTGGGCCAGACAAGATTACTGTATATCCATCCAGTTAACTCAGGATGGCTTATCTTGAACCAATTCCCCTCAGTTTCTACTTTTTTCAGGATAACATCGCGAACCACCTTACCGACCTTATCATAGTTTGTGCCAGGACCTGATCGAACATTCCCTTCATCAGCTCGTACAATAACATAGGGCGTTTTGGCAACAAGACCGGCATAAATCCAGCCCTTATCGTTCTCATAATCACTGACCTTGATCCATTTCTTGTCCCGCTCCAGCACCTTCAGCGGATAGCCTGCAGGCAGCTGAAAGAGGATCTCATGGCTGGTCGTTGGGCCAGAACGGAGATTCACCCCATCTTTGACAACTGATACAAACTCAGCAGCTCCGGCAACTCCAGTCAGCATCGTTGCCAGCACCACTGTTAGAATACAGACTCTCATGCCCTCCTTAAAAAATCGGTATCGCATTAGATTCTCCTTATTTTTACCACTTTTCTTTCTCAGATTTTTCTTTCAAAATTCTCAGCAACTGTAAAGTACAAGAGGAACTCTTGGTTGCCTTTTGCTCCACAGATCGTCGATGCAACTTCCCCTCGACAGCCCAGCCCTATTTCCTCGGCAAATTGTTTCACCGAGTCTATGGCCTCTTGATGCAATGTACGTTCCCGCACAACCCCCCCGGTCCCGACCTTATCCCTGGCAAGCTCAAACTGCGGCTTGACTAAGGCCAAAATGCGAACAAGCCCACCAAACAACGGCAAGAGCGGTGGCAGCAAGGAACGCAAAGAGATAAATGAGGCATCCAGGACGACCAAATCCAGGGGCTCAGGTATATGTTGACGGGTCAGATAGCGGGCATTGGTCCGTTCATGCAGAATAACCCGTTCATCCTGGCGCAACTTCCACGCCAGTAGCCCGTAGCCCACATCCACGGCATAGACACGGGCTGCCCCATTCCAGAGTAAGCAATCAGTGAACCCTCCGGTTGAGCAACCAATATCAGCGCACACCCACCCTGCCGGAACAATGCCCAACTGCTTAAGACCACCAGCAAGTTTTTCCCCGCCTCGGCTAACAAAAGGGGAACTTTTCCGCACCCGAACCTCACTGTCCTTCGGGACCAGGCTTCCTGCCTTATAATCAGTCCTGGTGTTGACAATGACCTGGCCTGCCCCTATCAGGGCCTGTGCCTTTTTCAGATCAACAGCCAATCCGCGTTCGATCAGCAACTGATCCAACCGTTTTTTTTTTGGCAAGAGGTTACCTGCTACAGGCTTTCCAAGCGTTGCCGAGCTACCCCGGCCTCTCTACTGTTCGGGTAATCAGCGGTCAACTTGGTATAGATAATCTTGGCGGTCTCATGGTCGGTCAGCTTCTCAAACGACATGCCCTGTCGGAGTAATGCAGCAGAACTATGAGGATTTCGCCTATAATTTGAAATCACCTTTTGATAATCAAGAATGGCCAAATCATACTCACCCAGATTAAAAAGGCACTCTCCCATAAAATACAAAGTCTTGGCAGCCTGATCATCAGCAGGATGTCCTGCCAGGACCTGCTCAAAGACCTTGTACGCTGATTTATAGTCCTTGGCCTTAAACTGGGAAATCCCCTGCTCAAGTAAACTCTCCCTCATATCCAATTGCTGTCTCTGCGGTGGATGCTCCATAACAGAGGCTTGTTGCTGTACCGGAACCTCCTGCACCTGCTGGACCTGCTGTCGCGGTTGCCGCCTGGTTACAATCTCTTTCTGTTTTTGCGGCATAATCGTGGGGCGCGATGAGGCATTCACAATGGGTTGGTTAATCCGCAACTGGGTTTGCGGCGGCGGCGCAGAGTCCACCACAGCTCCGTAGTTCTTCCGAACCTTTCTATTGCTTGGCAGTAAAATCGTGTTTTCGCTCTGTCGATCTTGTGTGGCTAATACAGCTCTTCTCTTAGCCTGCTCTGCCCTCTCTGCTGCCTGTCGCGCCTTCTTTTCAGCTGCATAGACCCTGGACTGACTCAGCCTCTGAATATTGCTGGACAATTTATTAATCTTTGACTCAAGGGTCTGAATAAGCTGCTCATTTTCCCGGCGAACATGGACGCTTTCCGAGCGGACCTGATCACTCTCAGAACGGATCTGCTGATTTTCCCGGCGTAGCTGTTGCAAGGCCTCTTCCAACTCATCAATCTTTTGCGCATCCTGCTCTCGCTTTCGACTAATCGCCTCTAAATTTTCCTCGGTTATGGTCCGAAACTCACGGGTCTCCTCAGCTACGTTGTCCAACTGGGTTGAGGATTCAGCTGTTCGCTTCAAGACCTGATTTGTGGTATTGGCTTCAACTTCCTTAACTTTCTGGTTCATGGTACGAAGCTGATAATTCAACCTTCGTACATCGTCCACACTTGCGCATTGGCAAAGCAGGAGAGCCGAGCAGCTGGCAAACGCAATAGCTTGTATTTTTTTCATATCCCTTTCCTTATATATACAGCTGAGTTAAAAGTTTTTTCTCGTATTTTTCATTCACCAGGTTCAATGCAGACGAGGTGACCAACGCGGATAGGACTGATTTCCCTCCAGGGAGAACAGAGGGCGGATCCCCTCTCCGTTGGCTTGCGCAACGTAAATTTCCATTTTGCCATTGAGCTCCCGAGAAAAGGCGAGCAGCCTGCCGTCAGGAGACCAACTCGGAGACTCATAGCTCCCGGCACCTGAGGTTATCCGAGTAGACTGACCTCCACTCACCGGAACAGTATAAATATGATATCGCCCCTGGACAAGGCGAGTATAGACAATTTTATCTCCCTGAGGTGACCATGACGGCTCAACATTCTCTTTCCCCTCAAAGGTCAAGCGCTGCACCTGCATGGTTTGCAGATTCATAATATAGACCTGGGGCCTGCCGCTCCGGTCAGAAACAAAACAAATGGCCCTGCCGTCTGGAGAAAAGGACGGGGAAACATTGATCCCGGCCCGTTTTGTCAAGCGACTGATAACGTTTCCTTCCATATCGATCAGATAGAGATCTGGATTACCGTCCTTACTCAGGGTAACAACAGCCGTCCGGTTATCTGGTGAAAATGCCGGGGCCAGATTCATACCCCTGCGCCTGGACAAGGTACGGGTCTTTTTATTCTGATCCAGGTCCATCAGGTAGAGATCCTGATTGCCCCGATGGTAGGAGGTATAGGCCAGCCGGGTTCCGTCCGCTGTAAAACGCGGTGAGACACAGAGATGGTGATGCCGGGTTATCTGACGCACATGGCGTCCAAACACATCAGCAAGATAAATCTCCTTACGCCCTGTTTTATCAGAGACAAAGGCAATGGCCGATCTGGCGACTCCTGGCTCACCGGTAAACTCCTCAACCATCGCGTCAACAAGGCGCAAGACCATGTCCTCCCGTTGGGATGAACTGCCTTTATAGCTTTTGGCCGCGAGCTTATCTCCGCTCATGACATCAAGCAGACTGCCAGCAACGCTCATTCGCTCTCCTGACAGCATATAGTTGCCCGTAACGACATAATCTGCTCCAAGGGCCCGCCAATCGGGCTGACGCTGCCCTTCATAGCGGTGAGGATCCAGAATGCGCACAAAACCATGAAGCCATAACCCCTCCTCCATAATTCGGGCAAGATCACGGCCTGTTGCGGTATTCTGATCACCTCTTCCATCAACAAAGGAAGGGATAGCAATGACAAGCTTACGTACTCCAGAACTGGCAATGTCCAGATAAATCCGTTCAGCCGAAGCAGTAGGAACGGAAAAAAAGACATTCACCATCAGAAGTGAAAAGAGTGCACAGCAGCGAAGCAAGGGTCGGAAGAGATTCATGACATGCATAGCAAAAAGAAGTGAGTTAAAAACAACAAACACGGGTTATTGGGTGCGTTGTTACAATGCCTATGAAAAGCAATCATAGGGCCAAGCCCTGCGGGGTGAAATTCAACGCAAATTCCAGAGTCGGTGTATTGATAAGAGCAGGAAAACCAGGAAGAGGCGCTGAGCTCTGGAGGGCCTTGACCACGGATTGATCAAAAAAACTATCCCCGGATTTCTGCTCAA is from Candidatus Electrothrix sp. GW3-4 and encodes:
- a CDS encoding TlyA family RNA methyltransferase — protein: MPKKKRLDQLLIERGLAVDLKKAQALIGAGQVIVNTRTDYKAGSLVPKDSEVRVRKSSPFVSRGGEKLAGGLKQLGIVPAGWVCADIGCSTGGFTDCLLWNGAARVYAVDVGYGLLAWKLRQDERVILHERTNARYLTRQHIPEPLDLVVLDASFISLRSLLPPLLPLFGGLVRILALVKPQFELARDKVGTGGVVRERTLHQEAIDSVKQFAEEIGLGCRGEVASTICGAKGNQEFLLYFTVAENFERKI
- a CDS encoding tetratricopeptide repeat protein, with the translated sequence MKKIQAIAFASCSALLLCQCASVDDVRRLNYQLRTMNQKVKEVEANTTNQVLKRTAESSTQLDNVAEETREFRTITEENLEAISRKREQDAQKIDELEEALQQLRRENQQIRSESDQVRSESVHVRRENEQLIQTLESKINKLSSNIQRLSQSRVYAAEKKARQAAERAEQAKRRAVLATQDRQSENTILLPSNRKVRKNYGAVVDSAPPPQTQLRINQPIVNASSRPTIMPQKQKEIVTRRQPRQQVQQVQEVPVQQQASVMEHPPQRQQLDMRESLLEQGISQFKAKDYKSAYKVFEQVLAGHPADDQAAKTLYFMGECLFNLGEYDLAILDYQKVISNYRRNPHSSAALLRQGMSFEKLTDHETAKIIYTKLTADYPNSREAGVARQRLESL
- the tolB gene encoding Tol-Pal system beta propeller repeat protein TolB, giving the protein MNLFRPLLRCCALFSLLMVNVFFSVPTASAERIYLDIASSGVRKLVIAIPSFVDGRGDQNTATGRDLARIMEEGLWLHGFVRILDPHRYEGQRQPDWRALGADYVVTGNYMLSGERMSVAGSLLDVMSGDKLAAKSYKGSSSQREDMVLRLVDAMVEEFTGEPGVARSAIAFVSDKTGRKEIYLADVFGRHVRQITRHHHLCVSPRFTADGTRLAYTSYHRGNQDLYLMDLDQNKKTRTLSRRRGMNLAPAFSPDNRTAVVTLSKDGNPDLYLIDMEGNVISRLTKRAGINVSPSFSPDGRAICFVSDRSGRPQVYIMNLQTMQVQRLTFEGKENVEPSWSPQGDKIVYTRLVQGRYHIYTVPVSGGQSTRITSGAGSYESPSWSPDGRLLAFSRELNGKMEIYVAQANGEGIRPLFSLEGNQSYPRWSPRLH